The following are encoded in a window of Polynucleobacter sp. VK25 genomic DNA:
- a CDS encoding spermidine synthase, with protein MAPAHGCVYSETPVVGQIKLSSEHLMEPVTFSESGGIRYLHFGTELIQGAMRLRDPDEIYLEYNQQMMAWLLFLETKPGMRVAQLGLGTGALTKFQHRYCPAVKTTVVEFNPAVIVSARSMFFTPDDDRKLETLQADAKLFVKDKKYRDQFDAVQVDLYDAICDGPSASSLEFYKGCFNILKGPGVMTVNLFSRHKSFDVNLRNICEAFNNRVLLFPESHDCNVVAIAFKGPQLEAEWKDVSRRAKLILEKTGLPTNKWVSGISRENARQELKLSI; from the coding sequence ATGGCGCCAGCCCATGGTTGCGTCTATTCCGAAACGCCCGTCGTTGGGCAAATTAAGTTGTCTTCTGAGCACTTAATGGAGCCGGTCACTTTTTCAGAAAGTGGCGGGATTCGGTATCTTCATTTTGGAACTGAGCTGATTCAGGGTGCCATGCGCTTGCGTGATCCTGATGAGATTTATCTTGAGTACAACCAGCAGATGATGGCCTGGTTACTATTCTTGGAGACTAAGCCAGGGATGCGTGTTGCTCAGCTTGGCTTAGGAACTGGTGCCTTGACTAAATTCCAGCATCGGTATTGCCCAGCCGTTAAGACTACTGTCGTTGAGTTCAATCCTGCGGTAATCGTATCCGCAAGGTCCATGTTTTTTACGCCCGATGACGACCGTAAATTAGAAACTCTCCAAGCAGATGCTAAGTTATTTGTGAAGGATAAAAAGTACCGAGACCAGTTTGATGCCGTTCAAGTCGATTTGTATGACGCAATATGTGATGGACCTTCAGCAAGCTCTTTAGAGTTCTATAAAGGCTGTTTCAATATCCTTAAAGGCCCTGGCGTAATGACGGTAAATTTATTCTCGCGTCACAAAAGTTTTGATGTGAATTTAAGAAATATCTGCGAGGCTTTTAACAATAGAGTGCTCTTGTTTCCGGAGTCACATGATTGCAATGTTGTAGCTATTGCATTTAAGGGTCCACAGCTAGAGGCAGAATGGAAAGATGTATCTAGGCGGGCCAAGCTCATATTGGAGAAGACAGGTTTACCAACGAATAAATGGGTTTCCGGAATTAGTCGTGAGAATGCAAGACAGGAATTAAAGCTTTCCATCTAA
- a CDS encoding bifunctional aconitate hydratase 2/2-methylisocitrate dehydratase gives MLEAYNAQVAERAALGIPALPLTKDQTAELVKLLKNPPAGKETELVELITNRVPAGVDEAAKVKAEFLDAIAKGTEKSPLISRVQATELLGTMLGGYNIKPLVELLADAECGAAAADALKKTLLMFDYFNDVQELAEKGNANAKAVMQSWANAEWFTSRPVVPESMKLTVFKVTGETNTDDLSPAPDAWSRPDIPLHATIMLKNPRPGIEPDETGVRGPMKQIAALQKKGNQIAYVGDVVGTGSSRKSATNSVLWWTGQDIPFVPNKRFGGVCLGTNIAPIFFNTMEDSGALPIELDVSQMNMGDEIELRPYEGKVFKNGSEITSFALKSPVILDEVRAGGRIPLIIGRGLTAKARAALGLPASTEFRLPVNPTDSKKGFSLAQKMVGRACGVPEGQGVRPGTYCEPHMTTVGSQDTTGPMTRDELKDLACLGFSSDLVMQSFCHTSAYPKPVDIRTQHELPPFMTNRGGVALRPGDGVIHSWLNRLLLPDTCGTGGDSHTRFPIGISFPAGSGLVAFAAATGVMPLDMPESVLVRFKGKMQPGITLRDLVNAIPLYAIKKGLLTVEKQGKKNIFSGRILEIEGLPDLKVEQAFELSDASAERSAGGCTVHLNKEPIIEYMTSNITLMKWMIANGYEDKRTLGRRIKAMEAWIANPQLLKADDNADYAEIIEINIDEIKEPILACPNDPDDVKVLSEVAGDKIDEVFIGSCMTNIGHFRAAGQVLQGKKDMPTRLWVAPPTKMDAMVLMEEGYYGMLGAAGARMESPGCSLCMGNQAQIRKGSTAVSTSTRNFPNRLGIDTRVYLASAELASVAALLGRLPTPAEYLEQVKALDAKAGDVYKYMSFDKLKSFSDVADTVTV, from the coding sequence ATGTTAGAAGCCTACAACGCCCAAGTTGCCGAACGAGCAGCCCTTGGAATCCCAGCCCTACCTTTGACCAAAGACCAAACTGCTGAATTGGTTAAATTGTTAAAAAATCCACCAGCTGGCAAAGAGACTGAACTCGTAGAGTTAATTACGAATCGTGTGCCTGCGGGTGTTGATGAGGCAGCTAAGGTAAAAGCTGAGTTTTTAGATGCCATCGCTAAAGGTACAGAAAAATCACCATTAATTTCTCGCGTACAAGCCACTGAATTATTAGGCACCATGCTTGGCGGCTACAACATCAAGCCATTAGTTGAGTTACTTGCTGATGCCGAGTGTGGCGCTGCAGCTGCTGATGCACTTAAGAAAACACTCTTGATGTTTGATTACTTCAACGACGTTCAAGAACTTGCTGAAAAAGGCAATGCTAATGCTAAAGCTGTAATGCAAAGCTGGGCAAATGCAGAGTGGTTTACTAGTCGCCCTGTAGTTCCAGAAAGCATGAAGCTTACCGTTTTCAAGGTAACTGGCGAAACCAATACAGACGATCTCTCCCCTGCACCAGATGCATGGAGTCGCCCTGATATTCCTTTGCATGCAACGATCATGTTAAAAAATCCACGTCCTGGGATTGAACCGGATGAGACTGGTGTTCGCGGCCCAATGAAGCAAATCGCAGCCCTGCAAAAAAAAGGCAATCAGATTGCATATGTTGGAGATGTGGTTGGTACAGGTTCTTCACGAAAATCTGCTACAAACTCTGTTCTCTGGTGGACAGGTCAAGACATTCCCTTCGTACCAAACAAGCGTTTTGGTGGTGTGTGCTTAGGCACCAACATCGCCCCAATCTTCTTCAACACCATGGAAGATTCAGGTGCGCTACCAATTGAATTAGATGTTTCCCAAATGAATATGGGTGACGAGATTGAGCTTCGTCCGTACGAAGGTAAAGTATTTAAAAATGGAAGCGAGATCACTAGCTTTGCTTTGAAATCCCCAGTGATTTTGGATGAAGTACGTGCTGGTGGACGAATTCCTTTGATTATTGGCCGCGGTTTAACTGCTAAAGCACGTGCCGCACTTGGCTTGCCTGCCTCTACAGAATTCCGCTTACCCGTCAATCCCACAGATAGCAAAAAGGGCTTTAGCTTAGCTCAAAAGATGGTTGGCCGTGCGTGCGGGGTGCCAGAAGGCCAAGGCGTTCGCCCTGGCACTTACTGCGAGCCACACATGACTACCGTTGGTTCGCAAGACACCACAGGCCCAATGACTCGCGATGAATTGAAAGACTTAGCATGCCTTGGTTTCTCATCCGATCTGGTGATGCAGTCCTTCTGCCACACTTCTGCCTATCCTAAGCCAGTTGATATTCGCACTCAACATGAGCTGCCACCATTCATGACCAATCGTGGCGGTGTTGCCTTACGTCCAGGTGATGGCGTGATCCATAGCTGGTTGAACCGTTTACTCCTTCCAGACACCTGTGGTACTGGTGGCGATAGTCACACTCGTTTCCCAATCGGTATCTCCTTCCCTGCTGGATCCGGCCTCGTTGCATTTGCTGCAGCTACCGGTGTAATGCCATTGGATATGCCTGAATCTGTATTGGTTCGCTTCAAAGGCAAGATGCAACCTGGCATCACTTTGCGTGACTTGGTTAATGCCATTCCTTTGTATGCAATTAAGAAAGGTTTGTTAACTGTTGAGAAACAAGGGAAAAAGAATATCTTCTCTGGTCGTATTCTAGAGATCGAAGGTCTGCCTGATCTGAAAGTTGAACAAGCTTTTGAATTATCTGATGCATCAGCCGAGCGTTCTGCTGGCGGCTGTACTGTTCACTTGAACAAAGAACCGATTATTGAGTACATGACATCCAACATCACATTGATGAAGTGGATGATTGCCAATGGTTATGAAGATAAGCGCACTCTTGGTCGCCGCATTAAAGCTATGGAAGCCTGGATTGCTAATCCACAACTTCTAAAGGCTGATGACAATGCTGATTATGCAGAGATCATTGAAATCAATATCGATGAAATCAAAGAACCAATTCTTGCATGCCCTAACGATCCTGATGATGTCAAAGTATTGTCTGAAGTAGCTGGTGACAAGATTGATGAAGTATTTATTGGTTCATGCATGACTAATATCGGTCACTTCCGTGCAGCTGGTCAAGTATTGCAAGGCAAGAAAGATATGCCAACCCGTTTATGGGTAGCCCCTCCAACCAAGATGGACGCTATGGTATTAATGGAAGAAGGCTACTACGGTATGTTGGGCGCTGCTGGTGCCCGCATGGAAAGCCCAGGCTGCTCCCTTTGCATGGGTAACCAAGCTCAGATCCGCAAGGGCTCAACTGCAGTATCAACCTCAACACGAAACTTTCCTAATCGTTTAGGTATTGATACACGCGTATATTTGGCTTCAGCTGAATTGGCTTCTGTTGCAGCCCTTTTAGGCCGCTTACCTACCCCTGCCGAGTATCTGGAGCAAGTGAAGGCGCTTGATGCTAAAGCCGGTGATGTTTATAAATACATGAGTTTTGACAAACTCAAGTCATTTAGTGATGTTGCAGACACTGTAACGGTTTAA
- a CDS encoding superinfection immunity protein, translating to MRLIFAIILTILSLFYFLPFAIAFNKKRANSGAIFALNLFLGWSLIGWVVALVWAMKDEQVL from the coding sequence ATGCGCCTTATATTTGCAATCATCCTCACCATCCTCTCGCTCTTCTATTTCCTACCCTTTGCAATTGCATTTAATAAGAAAAGGGCTAATTCCGGTGCTATTTTTGCCTTAAATCTCTTTCTGGGCTGGTCTCTTATTGGCTGGGTAGTGGCTCTTGTGTGGGCAATGAAGGATGAGCAGGTTTTATAG
- a CDS encoding CTP synthase — protein MTKYVFVTGGVVSSLGKGIAAASLAAILESRGLKVTLLKLDPYINVDPGTMSPLQHGEVFVTEDGAETDLDLGHYERFVSAKMRKSNNFTTGQIYESVISKERRGEYLGKTVQVIPHITNEIQAFVERGAKASHEGNADVAICEIGGTVGDIESLPFLEAARQMSLRLPLHDCAFVHLTLVPYINSAGELKTKPTQHSVQKLREIGIMPTVLLCRADRPIPEDERAKISLFSNVREEAVISVWDVDTIYKIPEMLHAQGMDDLICRQLDLKAKPADLSVWANLVYEMANPQHEVTIGMVGKYVELTESYKSLIEALRHAGIHTHTRVNINYIDSEVIEKDGIDCLRNLDAILVPGGFGKRGTEGKIAAIRYARENNVPYLGICLGMQLAVIEFARHVANLTKANSTEFDPQVEQPVVALITEWLDRDGNVEKRTNDSDLGGTMRLGSQRCPVKAGTLAHRIYGAEVNERHRHRYEVNNTYVPQLEQSGLIISARTPNEELPEMMELPASIHPWFFGVQFHPEFTSTPRDGHPLFSAFISAALEHQKAAEKQAA, from the coding sequence ATGACCAAATACGTTTTTGTCACTGGTGGTGTGGTTTCTTCTTTAGGGAAAGGAATCGCAGCTGCCTCGCTTGCCGCGATTCTCGAATCCCGCGGCCTGAAAGTCACCCTCCTAAAATTAGACCCTTATATCAACGTTGACCCGGGCACAATGAGTCCCCTCCAGCACGGTGAGGTTTTTGTAACCGAAGATGGTGCTGAAACTGACTTGGACTTAGGTCACTATGAGCGCTTCGTTTCTGCGAAGATGCGTAAAAGTAATAACTTCACCACTGGCCAGATTTATGAATCTGTAATCAGCAAAGAGCGTCGCGGAGAATACCTAGGAAAGACGGTTCAGGTTATCCCGCACATTACAAATGAAATTCAGGCTTTTGTTGAACGCGGTGCAAAAGCAAGTCATGAAGGCAATGCGGATGTTGCGATCTGCGAAATAGGCGGCACAGTCGGTGATATCGAATCACTACCATTTTTAGAGGCGGCAAGACAGATGAGTCTGCGACTTCCTTTGCATGACTGCGCCTTTGTCCACCTGACTCTCGTGCCTTACATTAATAGCGCTGGCGAGTTAAAAACTAAGCCAACACAGCATTCCGTTCAAAAGCTTCGCGAGATTGGCATCATGCCAACTGTATTACTCTGCCGTGCAGATCGACCTATTCCAGAGGATGAGCGCGCTAAGATTTCTCTCTTCTCAAATGTTCGTGAAGAAGCCGTTATTTCTGTTTGGGATGTGGACACAATCTACAAGATTCCTGAAATGCTGCACGCACAAGGCATGGATGATTTAATTTGTCGTCAACTTGATCTCAAAGCTAAACCAGCAGATCTTTCTGTATGGGCGAATTTAGTTTATGAAATGGCAAATCCGCAACATGAAGTGACCATTGGTATGGTTGGAAAATATGTTGAGTTAACTGAGTCTTATAAGTCACTCATTGAAGCCTTGCGCCATGCTGGTATTCATACCCATACACGCGTCAATATCAACTACATTGATTCCGAAGTCATTGAAAAAGATGGCATCGATTGTTTGCGAAATTTAGATGCTATTTTGGTTCCCGGGGGCTTTGGTAAGCGCGGAACAGAAGGCAAGATAGCTGCTATTCGTTATGCGCGCGAAAACAATGTGCCTTATTTAGGCATTTGTTTGGGCATGCAATTGGCCGTTATTGAATTTGCTCGCCATGTTGCCAATCTTACAAAAGCAAACAGTACTGAATTTGATCCTCAAGTTGAGCAACCCGTTGTAGCTCTGATTACAGAGTGGCTTGATCGAGATGGAAACGTTGAAAAACGTACAAACGACTCTGATCTGGGTGGAACGATGCGTCTCGGCTCACAACGTTGTCCAGTAAAGGCTGGCACCTTAGCCCATCGCATTTATGGGGCTGAAGTGAATGAGCGCCATCGCCATCGCTATGAAGTTAACAATACTTATGTGCCGCAACTGGAGCAGTCTGGCTTAATAATTTCTGCCAGAACTCCCAATGAAGAGTTGCCGGAGATGATGGAACTGCCTGCATCCATCCACCCCTGGTTCTTTGGCGTGCAATTTCACCCGGAATTCACTTCAACACCACGTGATGGCCATCCCTTGTTCTCCGCATTCATTAGCGCTGCACTTGAGCACCAAAAAGCCGCTGAGAAGCAAGCTGCATAA
- the kdsA gene encoding 3-deoxy-8-phosphooctulonate synthase, with translation MSAFKLCGFDVGLDHRFFLIAGPCVIESEQSAIDIAGQLKEITTALKIPFIYKSSFDKANRSSGTSFRGLGMEKGLEILAKVKKQVDVPVLTDVHDISEISAVASVVDVMQTPAFLCRQTDFIRACAQSGKPVNFKKGQFLSPHEMLNVIEKARVAAAEKNLADQFMVCERGASFGYNNLVSDMRSLAILRESKAPVVFDATHSVQLPGGQGSSSGGQREFVPVLARAAVAVGISGLFMETHPDPAKALSDGPNAVPLDRMKELLESLVAIDSVVKSTGSFLEDSFK, from the coding sequence ATGAGCGCATTTAAGCTTTGTGGTTTTGATGTTGGTCTGGATCACCGCTTCTTTTTGATTGCCGGTCCTTGTGTTATTGAATCCGAGCAATCGGCCATTGATATTGCTGGCCAGCTAAAGGAAATTACCACTGCATTAAAGATTCCATTTATCTATAAGTCTTCTTTTGATAAAGCCAATCGCTCTTCAGGAACCTCATTCCGTGGTTTGGGAATGGAGAAGGGCTTGGAAATTCTTGCTAAGGTCAAAAAACAAGTTGATGTTCCTGTCTTGACTGATGTGCATGACATCAGCGAGATTTCTGCTGTGGCAAGCGTTGTGGATGTTATGCAAACCCCAGCATTCTTATGCAGACAAACTGATTTCATTCGCGCCTGCGCTCAAAGCGGCAAACCTGTGAATTTCAAAAAAGGCCAGTTTCTCTCGCCGCATGAAATGCTCAACGTGATTGAAAAGGCACGTGTAGCTGCTGCCGAAAAAAACCTCGCCGATCAATTTATGGTGTGCGAACGTGGCGCTTCATTCGGTTATAACAATCTTGTATCGGATATGCGTAGCTTGGCAATCTTGCGTGAATCAAAAGCGCCAGTAGTCTTTGATGCAACCCATTCAGTTCAGCTTCCTGGCGGCCAGGGTAGCTCCAGTGGTGGTCAGCGTGAATTTGTACCCGTGCTAGCCCGTGCTGCTGTTGCGGTTGGAATCAGCGGTCTTTTTATGGAGACTCATCCAGATCCTGCTAAAGCCTTATCGGATGGCCCTAACGCGGTTCCACTGGATCGCATGAAAGAACTGCTTGAATCATTGGTGGCCATTGACAGCGTTGTTAAGTCAACGGGGTCATTTTTAGAAGACAGTTTTAAGTAG
- the eno gene encoding phosphopyruvate hydratase, whose translation MSAIVDIIGREVLDSRGNPTVECDVLLESGVMGRAAVPSGASTGSREAIELRDGDKTRYLGKGVLKAVQNINIEIAESILGLDASEQAFLDRTLIELDGTHNKARLGANATLAVSMAVARAAAEEAGLPLYRYFGGSGGMQLPVPMMNIVNGGAHANNSLDIQEFMVMPVGAENFRDALRCGAEIFHELKKILGAQGMPTTVGDEGGFAPNFKSNHECLQTIMKAIEGAGYQAGEDVVLALDCAASEFYKDGKYHLSGEGLQLSSSEFSDYLGNLADQFPIVSIEDGMHEGDWDGWADITKKLGKNIQLVGDDLFVTNTRILKEGIDKGIANSILIKINQIGTLTETFAAIEMAKRANYTAVISHRSGETEDSTIADIAVGTNAGQIKTGSLSRSDRIAKYNQLLRIEEDLGDVATYPGKSVFYNLKR comes from the coding sequence ATGAGCGCCATTGTTGACATTATCGGTAGAGAAGTTCTAGATTCACGTGGCAATCCAACGGTTGAGTGTGATGTATTGCTTGAATCTGGTGTTATGGGCCGTGCAGCTGTACCCTCTGGGGCATCCACAGGATCACGCGAAGCGATTGAGCTACGTGATGGCGATAAAACACGCTATTTAGGTAAGGGCGTCCTTAAAGCAGTTCAAAATATCAACATCGAGATTGCGGAATCTATTCTTGGTTTGGATGCAAGCGAGCAAGCTTTTTTAGATCGCACTTTGATTGAATTAGACGGTACACACAACAAAGCACGCTTAGGTGCTAACGCAACCTTAGCTGTATCCATGGCCGTTGCTAGAGCTGCTGCTGAAGAGGCTGGCTTGCCTTTATATCGCTACTTTGGTGGATCTGGTGGCATGCAATTGCCAGTACCCATGATGAATATTGTTAATGGTGGTGCACATGCTAATAACAGCTTGGATATCCAAGAGTTCATGGTGATGCCAGTTGGCGCTGAAAATTTCCGTGATGCATTACGCTGTGGCGCTGAAATTTTCCATGAACTGAAAAAGATTTTGGGCGCTCAAGGTATGCCAACGACCGTTGGGGATGAGGGTGGTTTTGCCCCAAACTTTAAGAGCAATCATGAGTGCTTGCAGACGATTATGAAGGCCATCGAAGGTGCTGGCTACCAAGCTGGTGAAGATGTCGTATTAGCCTTGGATTGCGCTGCGAGTGAATTCTATAAAGATGGTAAGTACCACTTATCTGGCGAAGGCCTGCAACTGAGCTCAAGTGAGTTTTCAGATTACCTCGGTAATTTAGCCGATCAATTCCCAATTGTTTCAATTGAAGATGGTATGCATGAGGGCGACTGGGACGGATGGGCTGACATTACTAAAAAGCTCGGCAAGAATATTCAACTAGTTGGTGACGATTTATTTGTTACCAACACTCGTATCCTAAAAGAGGGTATTGATAAAGGGATCGCCAACTCTATCTTGATCAAGATTAACCAGATTGGTACCCTGACAGAAACCTTTGCCGCAATTGAGATGGCCAAGCGTGCAAATTACACTGCAGTAATTTCACATCGCTCTGGTGAGACCGAAGATAGTACTATTGCAGATATCGCTGTTGGTACCAATGCGGGTCAAATTAAGACTGGTTCCTTATCACGCTCTGATCGTATTGCTAAGTACAACCAACTCTTGCGTATTGAAGAGGATTTGGGTGATGTTGCTACCTATCCAGGTAAGTCTGTTTTTTATAACCTCAAGCGCTAG
- the ftsB gene encoding cell division protein FtsB encodes MRIVIYSMLVLLIAIQYPLWLGKGGWLKVYEMERQVELQEAKNSLLALRNAKLSGDVKDLKDGTRAIEERARVEHGLIKEGEFFVQILPAKK; translated from the coding sequence ATGCGGATCGTCATCTACTCTATGCTGGTATTGCTGATCGCAATTCAGTACCCACTTTGGTTGGGGAAGGGTGGATGGCTAAAGGTTTATGAGATGGAACGCCAAGTAGAGTTACAAGAGGCTAAAAATAGTCTCTTGGCTTTGCGCAATGCCAAGTTATCAGGCGATGTTAAAGACTTAAAAGATGGGACCCGAGCAATTGAGGAGCGGGCTCGTGTTGAGCACGGTCTAATTAAAGAGGGTGAGTTCTTTGTACAAATCTTGCCGGCAAAAAAATAA
- a CDS encoding Hsp33 family molecular chaperone HslO — translation MNELLVFMCDGAPVRGEIVSIGSAWQAVLERRNDPPAVRRILGDFVGAATLLSASLKFDGTLIIQAQSKGPIQLLVVECKSDLSMRATVKLSVDPTEISPDATLADLLDVSNSGRLVITLDPADREPGQAPYQGIVALQDHQGSVIKPVTSAAEAIALYMQNSEQLDTRIWLASSDTHVGGLLLQRLPNSGGHAHLDPQIAAEGWSRIQTLGETITNEELLTLPPETILRRLFLEESTENGVRSFPARPICFSCRCSRSKVADILRMLGEEEVQSILAEQGAVETVCDFCAKPYRFDAVDCLQVFKTDLLSDATRPPSSGH, via the coding sequence ATGAATGAACTACTGGTCTTTATGTGTGATGGCGCCCCGGTCCGCGGGGAAATTGTGTCAATTGGCAGTGCCTGGCAGGCAGTTTTAGAGCGCCGAAATGACCCCCCGGCTGTGCGTCGAATTTTGGGCGATTTTGTAGGTGCCGCCACACTTTTAAGTGCTAGCTTGAAATTTGATGGGACTCTGATTATTCAGGCCCAAAGTAAAGGTCCAATTCAACTGCTGGTGGTGGAATGCAAGTCCGACCTGTCCATGAGGGCAACAGTAAAGCTATCGGTGGACCCAACGGAAATATCGCCTGATGCAACGCTAGCCGATCTGCTAGATGTCAGCAATAGCGGAAGATTGGTTATCACCTTAGATCCAGCAGACCGCGAACCAGGTCAAGCGCCTTACCAAGGCATTGTTGCACTTCAAGACCACCAGGGATCGGTAATCAAGCCCGTAACCAGCGCTGCTGAAGCTATCGCTTTGTATATGCAAAACTCTGAGCAATTAGATACGCGTATTTGGCTTGCATCAAGCGATACCCATGTTGGGGGCCTGTTGTTACAGCGCTTACCTAACTCGGGTGGCCACGCGCATTTGGATCCACAAATTGCAGCTGAAGGCTGGTCTCGCATCCAAACACTTGGCGAGACCATTACCAATGAAGAATTACTTACCCTTCCTCCGGAAACTATCTTAAGGCGCCTGTTTTTAGAAGAGTCCACGGAGAACGGTGTACGAAGCTTCCCTGCCAGACCTATTTGCTTTTCTTGTCGCTGCTCCCGAAGCAAGGTTGCCGATATTTTGCGAATGCTGGGCGAAGAAGAGGTTCAAAGCATTCTTGCGGAACAAGGCGCCGTAGAGACTGTTTGCGATTTCTGTGCGAAACCCTATCGCTTTGATGCAGTCGATTGCCTGCAGGTATTTAAAACGGATTTATTAAGCGATGCAACAAGACCGCCATCTAGCGGTCATTAA
- the gltX gene encoding glutamate--tRNA ligase, whose translation MAFMHIRTRFAPSPTGFIHLGNLRSALYPWAFARHNKGDFILRIEDTDLERSTQEAVDVIIEGMAWLGLDLDEGPIYQMQRIDRYREVVKQMLDAGLAYPCYMSEEDLNLLRDQQMANKEKPRYNGLWRPEPGKTLPPIPEGANPVIRFKNPIGGSVVWNDAVKGQIEISNDELDDLVIARPDGTPTYNFCVVIDDMDMNITHVIRGDDHVNNTPRQINIMKALGGTPPVYAHLPTVLNDSGEKMSKRNGAMSVRDYQKAGYLPEAILNYLARLGWSHGDAEVFTKEQFVDWFDLESLGRSPAQHNPEKLLWLNHQYIQNADPTKLALETKPFAHELGINTEAGPDFVQVVGLLKDRANTLIEIAEGAKLFYVPAPNLNPEQIKENVAEAVIPALKDLVEAITLAEPTKEGYAAVFKQVLAKHGLKMPALAMPVRYALFATTQTPAIDSVLVVLGKEEAIQRLSKVIQ comes from the coding sequence ATGGCATTTATGCATATACGTACACGATTTGCCCCTAGTCCCACGGGCTTTATTCATCTGGGAAACCTACGCAGCGCCCTCTACCCATGGGCATTTGCTCGCCATAATAAAGGTGACTTTATTCTGCGAATCGAGGATACCGATCTAGAGAGATCTACCCAAGAGGCTGTTGACGTCATCATCGAAGGCATGGCGTGGCTTGGACTTGATTTAGATGAGGGTCCTATCTATCAAATGCAGCGCATTGATCGATACCGTGAAGTGGTAAAGCAAATGCTCGATGCTGGCTTAGCTTATCCCTGCTACATGAGCGAGGAAGACCTCAATCTATTGCGCGATCAACAGATGGCGAATAAAGAAAAGCCTCGCTATAACGGTTTATGGAGACCGGAGCCAGGCAAAACATTGCCTCCGATTCCTGAGGGAGCGAATCCGGTTATTCGCTTTAAGAATCCTATCGGTGGATCAGTCGTCTGGAATGACGCAGTTAAAGGTCAAATCGAAATCAGTAATGATGAGCTAGATGACTTGGTGATTGCTAGGCCAGATGGAACGCCGACTTACAACTTCTGTGTGGTAATAGATGACATGGATATGAACATTACCCATGTTATTCGAGGCGATGATCATGTCAACAATACGCCGAGGCAAATTAATATCATGAAGGCTCTAGGTGGCACACCTCCTGTATATGCTCATTTGCCAACAGTTTTAAATGATTCTGGCGAAAAGATGAGTAAGCGCAACGGAGCGATGAGTGTGCGTGACTATCAAAAAGCAGGATACCTGCCCGAGGCTATCCTCAATTATCTGGCGCGCCTTGGATGGTCTCACGGCGATGCCGAAGTATTTACCAAAGAGCAATTCGTTGATTGGTTTGATCTAGAAAGTTTAGGGCGCTCACCAGCACAGCACAATCCAGAAAAATTACTTTGGCTAAATCATCAGTACATACAAAATGCAGATCCTACAAAATTAGCTTTAGAGACAAAACCATTTGCGCATGAGTTAGGCATTAATACTGAAGCTGGTCCAGACTTTGTTCAAGTAGTTGGACTGTTGAAAGATCGTGCAAATACGTTGATTGAGATTGCTGAAGGCGCTAAGCTGTTTTACGTGCCAGCCCCCAATTTAAATCCTGAGCAGATCAAGGAAAATGTTGCTGAAGCAGTCATTCCCGCATTAAAAGATTTAGTTGAGGCAATTACGCTGGCTGAACCAACTAAAGAGGGTTATGCAGCAGTATTTAAGCAGGTATTAGCAAAACATGGGCTGAAAATGCCTGCCTTGGCAATGCCTGTTAGGTACGCTTTATTTGCAACCACGCAAACTCCGGCGATAGATTCAGTGCTGGTGGTATTAGGCAAGGAAGAGGCTATCCAAAGGCTCTCCAAGGTGATCCAGTAG